A genomic segment from Micromonospora echinaurantiaca encodes:
- a CDS encoding quinone oxidoreductase family protein, whose amino-acid sequence MRAAVITECGRPPVVVRREPPRPADGQLRVAVAAAPITPLDVLCGTGTSYFGAPAVPYVPGVQGVGRLDDGTPVWFSTTAGMRPGDGSMADYCVVPAADVVPLPDDVDHTLVAALGLSAVAAWMALTWRGELRPGEQVLVLGAGGVVGQVALQVARLHGARRVVAACRSAAAQERARRLGADAVVALGAGDDVASLAARLTEACDGPVDVVLDPLFGVPAAAALRTLAAHGRLVNLGSSAGERAPFDSATLRSRSLRILGYTNNELTSEQKAGALQTVADHAAAGRLVLDYTTSPLAEAAEAWTRQAGGHATRRIVLTADGEPGRSLTAAPGRDT is encoded by the coding sequence ATGCGCGCCGCGGTCATCACCGAGTGCGGCCGACCGCCCGTCGTGGTACGCCGGGAACCGCCCCGGCCGGCCGACGGGCAGCTGCGGGTGGCGGTCGCCGCAGCGCCCATCACCCCGCTCGACGTGCTGTGCGGGACCGGCACCTCGTACTTCGGGGCGCCGGCCGTGCCGTACGTGCCCGGCGTGCAGGGGGTGGGCCGGCTGGACGACGGCACCCCGGTCTGGTTCTCCACCACCGCCGGGATGCGTCCCGGCGACGGCAGCATGGCCGACTACTGCGTCGTCCCGGCGGCCGACGTGGTGCCGCTGCCCGACGACGTCGACCACACGCTCGTCGCCGCCCTCGGCCTCTCGGCGGTCGCCGCCTGGATGGCGCTGACCTGGCGGGGTGAGCTGCGTCCGGGCGAGCAGGTGCTGGTGCTCGGCGCCGGAGGCGTGGTCGGGCAGGTCGCCCTGCAGGTGGCGCGGCTGCACGGCGCCCGCCGCGTCGTCGCCGCCTGCCGCTCCGCCGCCGCCCAGGAACGGGCCCGCCGGCTGGGCGCGGACGCCGTGGTCGCGCTCGGCGCGGGCGACGACGTGGCGTCGCTCGCGGCGCGGCTCACCGAGGCGTGCGACGGGCCGGTGGACGTCGTGCTCGACCCGCTGTTCGGGGTGCCGGCCGCCGCGGCACTGCGTACCCTCGCCGCCCACGGCCGGCTGGTCAACCTGGGCAGCTCGGCGGGGGAGCGGGCCCCGTTCGACTCGGCGACCCTGCGCAGCCGGTCGCTGCGGATCCTCGGCTACACCAACAACGAGCTGACCAGCGAGCAGAAGGCAGGGGCACTGCAAACGGTCGCCGACCACGCCGCCGCCGGCCGACTGGTCCTCGACTACACGACCAGCCCGCTCGCCGAGGCGGCCGAGGCCTGGACGCGGCAGGCCGGCGGGCACGCCACCCGCCGCATCGTGCTGACCGCCGACGGAGAGCCGGGCCGCTCCCTGACGGCTGCGCCGGGCCGCGACACCTGA
- a CDS encoding epoxide hydrolase family protein translates to MTSFRIEIPEADLDDLHRRLSATRWPDELPGVGWERGVPVGYLQELAGYWRDGFDWRKQEAELNRYPQFVADVDGQRLHFLHIRSTDPAAVPLLLIHGWPGTVVEFLDVIGLLSDRFHLVIPSVPGHGFSPAPAASGWTHAHTARAFAGLMARLGYQRYGVQGGDIGAFIGPQVGRVAPEQVIGVHANAFVTFPQGELTGLTEAEQRRLALFQRFNDDMMGYMHIQGTRPQTLSYALTDSPVGQLAWIVEKFKEWTDPAADLPEQAVARDRILANVAIYWFTATARSSANQYYETFHEVADWGGPRGTVPTGIAVFPNDVAIRRLAERTENVTHWAEYDRGGHFAALEAPDLLADDVRTFFDGLR, encoded by the coding sequence ATGACGAGCTTCCGCATCGAGATCCCCGAGGCCGACCTCGACGACCTGCACCGCCGGCTGTCCGCGACCCGCTGGCCGGACGAGCTGCCGGGGGTCGGCTGGGAGCGCGGCGTGCCCGTGGGCTACCTCCAGGAACTGGCCGGCTACTGGCGGGACGGCTTCGACTGGCGCAAGCAGGAGGCCGAGCTGAACCGGTACCCGCAGTTCGTCGCCGACGTGGACGGGCAGCGGCTGCACTTCCTGCACATCCGCTCCACCGACCCGGCGGCCGTGCCGCTGCTGCTCATCCACGGCTGGCCCGGCACGGTCGTCGAGTTCCTCGACGTGATCGGCCTACTGAGCGACCGGTTCCACCTGGTCATCCCGTCGGTGCCCGGGCACGGCTTCTCGCCGGCCCCGGCGGCGTCCGGCTGGACCCACGCGCACACCGCCCGCGCCTTCGCCGGCCTGATGGCCCGGCTCGGCTACCAGCGGTACGGCGTGCAGGGCGGCGACATCGGGGCGTTCATCGGGCCGCAGGTCGGGCGGGTCGCGCCGGAGCAGGTCATCGGGGTGCACGCCAACGCGTTCGTCACCTTCCCGCAGGGGGAGTTGACCGGGCTGACCGAGGCGGAACAGCGGCGGCTGGCGCTGTTCCAGCGCTTCAACGACGACATGATGGGCTACATGCACATCCAGGGCACCCGCCCGCAGACCCTGTCGTACGCGCTGACGGACTCCCCGGTCGGGCAGCTCGCCTGGATCGTGGAGAAGTTCAAGGAGTGGACCGATCCGGCGGCGGACCTGCCCGAGCAGGCCGTGGCGCGGGACCGCATCCTGGCCAACGTGGCGATCTACTGGTTCACCGCCACCGCCCGGTCCTCGGCCAACCAGTACTACGAGACGTTCCACGAGGTCGCTGACTGGGGCGGCCCGCGCGGCACGGTGCCGACCGGGATCGCCGTGTTCCCCAACGACGTCGCGATCCGCCGGCTGGCCGAGCGGACCGAGAACGTGACGCACTGGGCCGAGTACGACCGCGGCGGCCACTTCGCCGCGCTGGAGGCGCCCGACCTGCTGGCCGACGACGTCCGGACGTTCTTCGACGGCCTGCGCTAG
- a CDS encoding helix-turn-helix transcriptional regulator, translating to MWETSGRLLRLLSLLQNRRDWSGAALAERLGVTVRTVRRDVDRLRGLGYPVHATPGVAGGYRLGVGAALPPLLLDDDEAVAVAVGLRTAAGGTVAGIEETSVRALAKLEQMLPPRLRHRVGALDAMTVPLTGSGPTVPSEVLTAVALACRDHQRLRFDYRSRGGEPGVRTVEPHRLVHTGRRWYLVAWDVERADWRTFRVDRMMPRIPTGPRFTPREPPADVARYASQGIATDAYRYRGQFLLRVPLAEAAAVITPTSGVLEPVDAHSCLLSTGGNNLRTMIIWVAVLGFEFEVLDPPELVAHAAEVGARLTRAAAARRCPTGGLGETAQPGGLS from the coding sequence ATGTGGGAGACCTCCGGTCGCTTGCTGCGGCTGCTGTCGCTGTTGCAGAACCGGCGCGACTGGTCCGGTGCCGCCCTGGCGGAGCGGCTCGGGGTCACCGTGCGGACGGTGCGCCGCGACGTGGACCGGCTGCGCGGCCTCGGCTACCCGGTGCACGCCACCCCCGGGGTGGCCGGCGGCTACCGGCTCGGCGTCGGTGCGGCCCTGCCGCCGCTGCTGCTCGACGACGACGAGGCGGTCGCCGTCGCGGTCGGGCTGCGCACCGCCGCCGGCGGCACCGTCGCCGGCATCGAGGAGACGTCGGTACGCGCCCTGGCCAAGCTGGAACAGATGCTGCCGCCCCGGCTGCGGCACCGGGTCGGCGCGCTGGACGCGATGACGGTGCCGCTGACCGGATCGGGCCCCACCGTGCCGTCCGAGGTGCTCACCGCGGTGGCGCTGGCCTGTCGTGACCACCAGCGGCTGCGGTTCGACTACCGGTCGCGCGGCGGCGAGCCGGGCGTCCGTACCGTCGAGCCGCACCGGCTGGTGCACACCGGCCGGCGCTGGTACCTGGTTGCCTGGGACGTGGAGCGGGCCGACTGGCGTACCTTCCGGGTCGACCGGATGATGCCCCGGATCCCCACCGGCCCCCGTTTCACGCCCCGCGAGCCACCGGCGGACGTCGCCCGGTACGCCTCCCAGGGGATCGCCACGGACGCGTACCGCTACCGCGGCCAATTCCTGCTCCGAGTGCCGCTGGCCGAGGCCGCCGCGGTGATCACCCCCACCTCCGGGGTGCTGGAGCCGGTCGACGCGCACTCGTGTCTGTTGAGCACCGGCGGCAACAACCTCCGTACGATGATCATCTGGGTGGCCGTCCTCGGCTTCGAGTTCGAGGTCCTCGACCCGCCGGAACTCGTCGCCCACGCGGCCGAGGTCGGCGCGCGACTCACCCGGGCGGCGGCAGCCCGGCGCTGTCCCACCGGCGGGCTGGGCGAAACCGCCCAGCCCGGAGGGTTGAGCTGA
- a CDS encoding MFS transporter — translation MTSTRPPAPARGLRSTAGTGYLAGLFVDALGSGLYLPLTVLFFHQVTRLPVTSIGLGLTLAAIAGVAANPVAGVLADRFGARHVVIASYLARAVGFACYPLVDGFTAFVAVAALVAVGDRSYYAANSAYVADLAEGAARDRLYALVRTARNVGFGLGGLFTAAAVEFVGTSGYHLIAVGNAASFLLAAALLAGTARGTGGGRRADPPHADPPSLLGMFAGYRRVLTDRPYRRLVLAELAFTVAHQIFPLAVPVYAAMVLDAPAGLLGVLFTVNAVLVGAGQLAVLRWQRTVRRTHAMAFAGVVFIAAFGAFALAARLPAGVGVAVGLLAATLLFTLGELLHTAPSASLGAGAAPPSHRGRYLAVYQLTWAVSAILAPAGVTGLVSANPQLLWLAAAGIVAVASLTLLRLAPRLPVDAVWPEPVGDGGRRGAGSGVQALVGGGRPARR, via the coding sequence GTGACCAGCACACGACCGCCCGCCCCGGCTCGGGGCCTCCGTTCCACCGCCGGCACCGGATACCTGGCCGGGCTCTTCGTCGACGCCCTCGGCTCGGGGCTCTACCTGCCGCTCACGGTGCTCTTCTTCCACCAGGTGACCCGGTTGCCGGTGACGAGCATCGGCCTCGGCCTCACCCTCGCGGCGATCGCCGGCGTGGCCGCCAATCCGGTGGCGGGCGTGCTCGCCGACCGGTTCGGGGCACGGCACGTCGTCATCGCCAGCTACCTCGCGAGGGCGGTGGGATTCGCCTGCTATCCGCTGGTCGACGGCTTCACCGCGTTCGTCGCCGTCGCCGCACTGGTCGCCGTCGGGGACCGGAGCTACTACGCCGCCAACAGCGCGTACGTCGCGGACCTGGCGGAGGGGGCCGCCCGGGACCGGCTCTACGCGCTGGTCCGCACCGCGCGCAACGTCGGCTTCGGGCTCGGTGGGCTGTTCACCGCGGCGGCGGTGGAGTTCGTCGGAACATCCGGGTACCACCTGATCGCCGTCGGCAACGCGGCGAGCTTCCTTCTCGCGGCGGCGCTGCTCGCCGGCACCGCACGGGGCACGGGAGGGGGTCGCCGTGCCGACCCGCCGCACGCCGACCCGCCGAGCCTGCTCGGCATGTTCGCCGGTTACCGCCGCGTCCTCACCGACCGGCCGTACCGGCGGCTGGTCCTGGCCGAGCTGGCGTTCACCGTCGCCCACCAGATCTTCCCGCTCGCCGTACCCGTCTACGCCGCGATGGTGCTGGACGCGCCGGCCGGTCTGCTGGGCGTGCTGTTCACCGTCAACGCCGTCCTCGTCGGCGCCGGTCAACTGGCGGTGCTGCGGTGGCAGCGCACCGTACGCCGGACCCACGCCATGGCCTTCGCGGGCGTGGTCTTCATCGCTGCGTTCGGGGCCTTCGCGCTCGCCGCCCGGCTGCCCGCCGGGGTCGGCGTGGCGGTCGGGCTGCTGGCCGCGACGCTGCTGTTCACCCTCGGGGAACTGCTGCACACCGCACCGTCGGCGTCGCTCGGTGCCGGCGCGGCACCGCCGTCGCACCGGGGCCGCTACCTCGCGGTCTACCAGCTCACCTGGGCGGTCTCGGCGATCCTCGCGCCGGCCGGGGTCACCGGCCTGGTCAGTGCGAACCCGCAACTGCTCTGGCTGGCCGCGGCCGGCATCGTCGCGGTGGCCAGCCTGACCCTGCTCCGGCTCGCCCCCCGCCTACCCGTCGACGCGGTCTGGCCGGAGCCGGTCGGGGACGGCGGGCGACGCGGTGCGGGGTCAGGCGTCCAGGCCCTGGTCGGTGGCGGCCGACCGGCTCGCCGGTAG
- a CDS encoding ROK family transcriptional regulator encodes MLKSRMTRDDGRAPEEIRRRNLGALLRHVHLHGPLSRAALGTRTGLNRSTIMALTADLAAAGLVRESGLSSTGRAGRPSVVVRPESERVHVLAFDVAVDRLAAARVGLGGTIIDRRDAVRSRAGADLDVVVGVLAELGRELRDGTPPDSVCVGVGASYCGMIRPSDGMVRFGPDMGWVDQAFGAELGRRLGLDLPVLVGNEAHLGAMAEHQRGAGVGVRNLIYLHGDVGVGGGIIVDGELLDGDAGYGAELGHMMVNPYDGRPCGCGSRGCLEAEVGERALLDAADRPAGLIGREAVRAVVDAADHGDPAARDALRRIGDWLGIGVANLINLFNPGLVVFGGMLRDVYRGSAAQVRARIAENVLPVSRERVQLSVSTLGDDATLVGAAELAFAALLADPLAGARPGSSPAAAPPVTHPAG; translated from the coding sequence ATGCTCAAGAGCCGGATGACGCGGGACGACGGACGCGCTCCAGAGGAGATCCGTCGGCGCAACCTCGGTGCCCTGCTCCGCCACGTGCACCTGCACGGCCCGCTGTCCCGCGCCGCGCTCGGCACGCGTACCGGGCTGAACCGCAGCACGATCATGGCGCTCACCGCGGACCTGGCGGCGGCGGGGCTGGTCCGGGAGTCCGGATTGTCGTCGACCGGCCGGGCGGGCCGGCCGTCGGTGGTGGTCCGGCCGGAGTCCGAGCGGGTTCACGTGCTCGCCTTCGACGTGGCGGTGGACCGGTTGGCCGCGGCCCGGGTGGGGCTGGGTGGGACGATCATCGACCGACGCGATGCCGTCCGGTCCCGGGCCGGTGCCGACCTGGACGTCGTCGTCGGCGTGCTGGCCGAGCTCGGCCGCGAGTTGCGGGACGGCACACCGCCGGACTCGGTCTGCGTCGGCGTCGGGGCGTCCTACTGCGGGATGATCCGGCCCTCGGACGGGATGGTCCGGTTCGGACCGGACATGGGCTGGGTGGACCAGGCCTTCGGCGCCGAACTCGGCCGCCGGCTCGGCCTCGACCTGCCCGTGCTGGTCGGTAACGAGGCCCACCTGGGCGCCATGGCGGAACACCAGCGCGGGGCCGGGGTTGGCGTCCGCAACCTGATCTACCTGCACGGGGACGTCGGCGTCGGGGGCGGGATCATCGTCGACGGCGAACTCCTCGACGGCGACGCCGGGTACGGCGCCGAACTCGGGCACATGATGGTGAACCCGTACGACGGGCGGCCCTGCGGGTGCGGCTCGCGCGGCTGCCTGGAGGCCGAGGTCGGCGAGCGTGCCCTGCTGGACGCGGCCGACCGGCCGGCGGGGTTGATCGGTCGCGAGGCGGTACGGGCAGTGGTGGACGCCGCCGACCACGGCGACCCGGCGGCGCGGGACGCGCTGCGGCGGATCGGCGACTGGCTGGGCATCGGCGTGGCGAACCTGATCAACCTGTTCAACCCCGGCCTGGTGGTCTTCGGCGGCATGCTGCGCGACGTGTACCGCGGGTCGGCCGCCCAGGTCCGCGCGCGGATCGCGGAGAACGTGCTGCCGGTCTCCCGGGAGCGGGTGCAGCTCTCCGTCTCGACCCTGGGCGACGACGCGACGCTGGTCGGTGCGGCGGAGCTGGCCTTCGCCGCGCTGCTGGCCGATCCACTGGCCGGGGCCCGGCCCGGCTCCTCCCCGGCCGCCGCGCCGCCGGTGACCCACCCTGCCGGCTAG
- a CDS encoding low temperature requirement protein A codes for MADKGPKVAAGRIQLVGESSAVSRLELFLDLIFVFAFVTVTAMAAADLTVANLLHAGVLLVLLWSCWLSYAWVGNAVRVDRGVMPVAMFGLAAIVLVMGANLQEAFADKPGGLPGPLLFVICYLVIRSSTLLILTIVTRSTPDHRPGLAQLWLPLFAAAVVLLAAALLPRPLGEGSVAGEWARFGLLLLALVVEYGGSMALRLTSWPISSVKHWTERFHLIILVAFGEIIISAGMGQGVGTGTPVSWGVVSGAVLSMLLVGVLWWTYFDIARFGAEDALERASGRTRALLARDAYTFLHLPMIAGLILLSLGLKHTFNGLAFKSIQHESGLGLFALYGGVALYLVGLIAFERRSMGLLGRGPITGVALVLVLAPVAAHLPVVLGLGLLAAAVVSLVMLDRTVFRVRHRALHGAIEPVTERFSGVTPKELFLDLVYVFAFIQVTELMTAVPNARGLFEGVVVLALLWWSWSCYAWLGSAFRTENAVARAMLLGAAASILVIAITVPVVFADLPGGLSGPVVFVTAYGVVRALNLVAFWMITRRDRAFRGQLVRLAVPAAVVLALLYAAAAVPQTSTDPDAFQPVRSALWVAAVVVDFGSGYLLNARHWLVRSAEHWADRFGLIILVALGGAIVSTGLSVTNRAVSTMMVLATVLGLVLIATLWWAYFDVDATMGQRRVQSLSDGQRSRLALEAYTYAHLVMIIGIVLVALGLRKTVAEVERFHGPVGWDMPLLTLFGGVILFLLGDKLFWWRITQRIRPLRVVAILTLIALTAVCTRVSRLAGLAVLAAALTAFALAETISTRQVRRAIREPLVPESATPPLRKH; via the coding sequence GTGGCGGACAAGGGGCCGAAGGTGGCGGCTGGCCGGATCCAGCTGGTGGGGGAGTCCAGCGCGGTCAGCCGGCTGGAGCTCTTCCTCGACCTGATCTTCGTCTTCGCGTTCGTCACCGTGACCGCCATGGCCGCCGCCGACCTGACCGTGGCGAACCTGCTGCACGCCGGGGTGCTGCTGGTCCTGCTCTGGTCCTGCTGGCTGTCGTACGCCTGGGTCGGCAACGCGGTCCGGGTGGACCGCGGCGTCATGCCGGTGGCCATGTTCGGCCTGGCGGCGATCGTCCTGGTGATGGGCGCGAACCTGCAGGAGGCGTTCGCCGACAAGCCGGGCGGCCTGCCCGGGCCGCTGCTCTTCGTGATCTGCTACCTGGTCATCCGGTCCAGCACGCTGCTGATCCTGACGATCGTCACCCGGTCGACGCCCGACCACCGCCCCGGGCTCGCGCAACTGTGGCTACCCCTGTTCGCCGCGGCGGTGGTGCTGCTGGCCGCGGCGCTGCTGCCCCGGCCGCTCGGCGAGGGCAGCGTGGCGGGGGAGTGGGCCCGGTTCGGCCTGCTGCTGCTCGCCCTCGTGGTCGAGTACGGCGGCTCGATGGCGTTGCGGCTGACCTCGTGGCCGATCTCCTCGGTGAAGCACTGGACGGAGCGGTTCCACCTGATCATCCTGGTGGCCTTCGGCGAGATCATCATCTCCGCCGGCATGGGTCAGGGCGTCGGCACCGGCACCCCGGTCAGCTGGGGGGTGGTCAGCGGCGCGGTGCTCAGCATGCTGCTGGTGGGCGTGCTCTGGTGGACGTACTTCGACATCGCCCGGTTCGGCGCGGAGGACGCGCTGGAGCGGGCGTCGGGCCGGACCCGCGCGCTGCTCGCCCGGGACGCGTACACCTTCCTGCACCTGCCGATGATCGCCGGACTGATCCTGCTCTCCCTCGGGCTCAAGCACACCTTCAACGGCCTCGCCTTCAAGTCGATACAGCACGAGTCCGGGCTCGGCCTGTTCGCCCTGTACGGCGGGGTGGCGCTGTACCTGGTCGGCCTGATCGCGTTCGAGCGCCGGTCGATGGGCCTGCTCGGTCGCGGGCCGATCACCGGCGTCGCCCTGGTGCTCGTGCTGGCCCCGGTGGCGGCGCACCTGCCGGTGGTGCTCGGTCTGGGGCTGCTGGCCGCGGCCGTGGTCAGCCTGGTGATGCTGGACCGCACCGTCTTCCGGGTCCGGCACCGGGCGCTGCACGGGGCGATCGAACCGGTCACCGAGCGGTTCAGCGGCGTCACCCCGAAGGAGCTCTTCCTCGACCTGGTCTACGTCTTCGCCTTCATCCAGGTGACCGAACTGATGACCGCGGTACCCAACGCGCGCGGGCTGTTCGAGGGGGTGGTGGTGCTGGCCCTGCTCTGGTGGTCGTGGTCCTGCTACGCCTGGCTGGGCAGCGCGTTCCGGACGGAGAACGCGGTCGCCCGGGCGATGCTGCTCGGTGCCGCGGCGAGCATCCTGGTCATCGCCATCACAGTGCCCGTGGTCTTCGCCGACCTGCCCGGCGGACTGTCCGGACCGGTGGTCTTCGTGACCGCGTACGGCGTGGTACGGGCGCTGAACCTCGTCGCCTTCTGGATGATCACCCGGCGCGACCGGGCCTTCCGGGGCCAGTTGGTGCGCCTAGCGGTGCCGGCCGCCGTGGTGCTCGCGCTGCTCTACGCCGCTGCCGCCGTGCCGCAGACGTCGACCGACCCCGACGCCTTCCAGCCGGTCCGCTCGGCGCTCTGGGTCGCCGCCGTCGTGGTCGACTTCGGCAGCGGTTACCTGCTGAACGCCCGGCACTGGCTGGTCCGCTCCGCGGAACACTGGGCCGACCGGTTCGGGCTGATCATCCTGGTCGCGCTGGGCGGCGCGATCGTCTCGACCGGCCTGTCGGTCACCAACCGGGCGGTCTCCACCATGATGGTCCTCGCCACGGTACTCGGACTGGTGCTGATCGCGACGCTGTGGTGGGCGTACTTCGACGTCGACGCCACCATGGGGCAGCGCCGGGTGCAGAGCCTGAGCGACGGGCAGCGCAGCCGGCTGGCGCTCGAGGCGTACACCTACGCGCACCTGGTGATGATCATCGGAATCGTGCTGGTCGCGCTCGGGCTTCGCAAGACGGTGGCGGAGGTCGAGCGGTTCCACGGTCCGGTCGGGTGGGACATGCCCCTGCTCACCCTCTTCGGCGGCGTGATCCTCTTCCTGCTCGGCGACAAGCTCTTCTGGTGGCGCATCACGCAGCGGATCCGCCCCCTGCGGGTGGTCGCGATCCTCACGCTGATCGCGCTGACGGCGGTGTGCACCCGGGTGTCCCGGCTGGCCGGGCTGGCGGTCCTCGCCGCCGCGCTGACCGCCTTCGCGCTGGCTGAGACGATCAGCACCCGCCAGGTGCGCCGGGCCATCCGCGAGCCGCTGGTGCCCGAGTCGGCCACGCCGCCTCTCCGCAAGCACTGA
- a CDS encoding DUF2267 domain-containing protein — protein sequence MAELKFFDKVAARANVPPETARSLTEATLRTLTERISGGEAADLADHVAAELRPLLIKGTEDPEAFGHDEFLRRVAERADVAPDVAEAGVRAVLQTLHRVVGHAEFEEALAQLPADLRALAQPVPRTP from the coding sequence ATGGCTGAGCTGAAGTTCTTCGACAAGGTGGCCGCGCGGGCGAACGTCCCGCCGGAGACGGCGCGATCCCTCACCGAGGCCACCCTGCGCACCCTCACCGAGCGGATCAGCGGTGGCGAGGCGGCCGACCTGGCCGACCATGTGGCGGCCGAGCTGCGTCCGCTGCTGATCAAGGGCACCGAGGATCCGGAGGCGTTCGGGCACGACGAGTTCCTGCGGCGGGTGGCGGAGCGGGCCGACGTGGCGCCCGACGTCGCCGAGGCCGGCGTGCGGGCCGTCCTGCAGACGCTGCACCGGGTGGTCGGGCACGCCGAGTTCGAGGAGGCGCTGGCGCAGCTGCCGGCCGATCTGCGGGCCCTGGCCCAACCGGTGCCCCGCACCCCCTGA
- a CDS encoding MmcQ/YjbR family DNA-binding protein: MVTVADVRALARTLPRTTEHVIRDRIKFRVGAIVYVAFSRDERTMGFGYPKEQRDGLVAAEPEVFFLPGAADLRFNWVCCHPERLDHDQMTELVTEAWRMVVPKFLARQRLGD, translated from the coding sequence ATGGTGACCGTCGCCGACGTCCGCGCGCTGGCCCGGACGCTGCCCCGCACCACCGAACACGTGATCCGCGACCGGATCAAGTTCCGGGTGGGCGCGATCGTCTACGTGGCCTTCTCCCGCGACGAGCGGACGATGGGCTTCGGCTACCCGAAGGAGCAGCGGGACGGCCTCGTCGCCGCCGAGCCGGAGGTGTTCTTCCTGCCCGGCGCGGCCGATCTGCGGTTCAACTGGGTGTGCTGCCACCCGGAACGGCTCGACCACGACCAGATGACCGAGCTGGTGACGGAGGCGTGGCGGATGGTGGTGCCGAAGTTCCTGGCCCGGCAGCGGCTCGGCGACTGA
- a CDS encoding nitroreductase family protein has translation MDLDSGAGLLHRLTSYLPSREWNVPADDPRVRQDLVPNDPATLPPPMKGYPDALPVVALPRDLPDPGVPATAVLAGVTGPARPLDAAQLGRVLFLGAGVVRTARRDGRPIFYRAAGSAGARFPLEVYASTRGVTGIPDGVHWYDPARHALVQVAPAAAGAVTTLVVTGVPWRTGWRYAERGWRHLYWDAGTLLSQLSAAAASAGLPARLRSRFPDAAVRALVGADGVHEYPLALLSLGDGEPAIGPAGPATPGDLPPIELPLCTAAQRAGDRTDLGQPWPQADPLPDFPPSDTLDEVVRRRGSQRRMDRSRTLPRTALEWPLAAALRGVPVPHWVAVHGVDDLAPGLYRWPDLSRPVRAGNLRVELLRICLDQSLAGDAAYVVIAAVPLATLDDRGYRDAQLAAGLVEGRLHLAAYALGAGASGMTFIDSEVPGLLAEPDELAALLFTCVGVPGYRSRAGGRPGAPVEIRPVVPRLRRS, from the coding sequence GTGGATCTCGACTCCGGCGCCGGCCTGCTGCACCGGCTGACCTCGTACCTGCCGAGCCGCGAGTGGAACGTGCCGGCGGACGACCCGCGGGTGCGCCAGGATCTCGTCCCGAACGATCCCGCGACCCTGCCTCCGCCGATGAAGGGCTACCCGGACGCGCTTCCCGTCGTGGCGCTGCCGCGGGACCTGCCCGACCCGGGCGTACCCGCGACGGCCGTTCTCGCCGGCGTCACCGGCCCGGCGCGCCCGCTCGACGCGGCGCAGCTCGGGCGGGTGCTCTTCCTCGGCGCCGGGGTGGTGCGCACCGCCCGGCGCGACGGTCGGCCGATCTTCTACCGGGCCGCCGGGTCGGCGGGCGCCCGCTTCCCGCTGGAGGTGTACGCGAGCACCCGTGGCGTCACCGGAATCCCGGACGGCGTGCACTGGTACGACCCGGCCCGGCACGCGCTGGTCCAGGTCGCCCCCGCCGCCGCCGGCGCGGTGACCACGCTCGTCGTGACCGGCGTGCCGTGGCGGACCGGATGGCGCTACGCCGAGCGGGGCTGGCGGCACCTCTACTGGGACGCCGGCACGCTGCTGTCCCAGCTGTCGGCGGCCGCCGCGAGCGCCGGCCTCCCGGCCCGGCTGCGGTCCCGCTTCCCAGACGCCGCGGTCCGGGCCCTGGTCGGCGCGGACGGGGTGCACGAGTACCCGCTCGCCCTGCTCTCCCTCGGCGACGGTGAGCCGGCGATCGGACCCGCCGGCCCGGCCACCCCGGGCGACCTGCCGCCGATCGAGCTGCCCCTCTGCACCGCCGCGCAGCGCGCGGGCGACCGGACCGACCTCGGGCAGCCGTGGCCGCAGGCGGACCCGCTGCCGGACTTCCCGCCGTCCGACACGCTGGACGAGGTGGTACGCCGGCGCGGCTCGCAGCGGCGGATGGATCGTTCCCGCACGCTGCCCCGCACCGCGCTGGAATGGCCGCTGGCCGCGGCCCTGCGCGGGGTGCCGGTGCCGCACTGGGTCGCCGTGCACGGCGTCGACGACCTGGCACCCGGCCTGTACCGGTGGCCCGACCTGTCCCGCCCGGTGCGCGCCGGCAACCTGCGCGTCGAGCTGCTGCGGATCTGCCTGGACCAGTCGCTCGCCGGCGACGCGGCGTACGTGGTCATCGCGGCCGTGCCGCTGGCGACGCTGGACGACCGTGGCTACCGGGACGCCCAACTCGCCGCCGGGCTGGTCGAGGGCCGACTGCACCTGGCCGCGTACGCCCTGGGCGCGGGGGCGTCCGGGATGACCTTCATCGACTCGGAGGTGCCCGGCCTGCTGGCCGAGCCGGACGAGCTCGCGGCGCTGCTCTTCACCTGCGTCGGCGTCCCCGGGTACCGCTCCCGCGCCGGGGGCCGGCCGGGCGCACCGGTGGAGATCCGCCCAGTCGTGCCCCGCCTCCGCCGCTCCTGA